Sequence from the Flavobacterium sp. TR2 genome:
GGACGCTGCCAATCATATACAATCGGTTTTGCGTATTCGGGCGCTTTATAAAACAAAGTCAGGACAAAACCGGTAATGAGTCCCGCCAAATGCCCTTCCCAAGAAATCGACTGATCTACATCTGGAAAAACATACCATATCATTCCGCCATACAGCAAAATTACGGTTAGTGACAATGCTACCAATCTGTAATATTTGATCTGAATGCCCTTAAAAAAAATAAAACTTACGAGAACATAAATTAATCCGCTGGCGCCAATGTGGAAATTTTCTCTCCCGACAACCCAAGTGATTAATCCAGAAAATACAATTCCGTAACCAACCACTCCTAAAGTTTGCTTTGGATAAAAAAACTGCATAGCCGCCAATAGTATCACAAGCGGAATGCTGTTATTATATAAATGATCTAAATTTTCATGAATAAAAGGACTAAACAAAACGCCACGCAAGCCAATTACATCTCTTGGGTAAATGCCATATCGATAAAAATCAAAATCAAAGCGAATTTGAAGCCAATATATAATCCATAAAAAAAGGACAAACAACAATGGAAGCCCAATAACCGAATTTGAAAACTTAAAATTAGTGTCGCTCATATTTTTACAAAATAACATTTAAAAGAACTCAAAAAACTATCCAAAAATATTTTACTGATATTTTGTCATACGAGAACACCAAATTGTCTCAAATCGGAACAATCCTTCTTTCTGCAAACTGTTTTAACTTTTGAATGAATGAAATTTAAATCTTAAAATAGTAATTTTGTGATATGGAAGCACCTTTAGCAGAGCGTATTCGTCCGCAGAAATTAGAAGATTATATCAGCCAGCAGCATTTGGTTGGCCCAACTGGTTCTTTAACACAGCAGATTTCAAAAGGAATAATTCCTTCATTGATTTTCTGGGGTCCTCCTGGCACAGGAAAAACGACATTGGCGCAAATCATTGCTCAAGAATCCAAAAGGCCTTTTTATATTCTAAGTGCCATAAACTCTGGTGTAAAAGACATTCGCGATGTTATTGATAAAGCAAAACAAAGCGGCGGACTTTTTACTGCTAAAAACCCCATTCTGTTTATTGATGAGATTCATCGATTTAGCAAATCACAGCAAGACTCGCTTTTAGCTGCAGTCGAAAAAGGCTGGATAACATTGGTCGGCGCTACAACCGAAAACCCGAGTTTTGAAGTGATTCCTGCATTATTGTCACGTTGCCAGGTTTATATATTAAATGCCTTTACAAAAGCCGATTTAGAAGCTCTTTTAAAGCGCGCAATGAAAACTGACGCTTATTTATTGACCAAAAAAATAGATTTAAAAGAAACAGAAGCCCTTTTACGAATCTCTGGAGGAGATGGAAGAAAGCTTTTAAATGTATTTGAGCTTGTGATTAATGCTTCAGCAGGTGACGAAATTACGATCACGAACGATCGCGTTTTAGAACTTGTACAGCAAAATACGGTGCTTTATGACAAAACTGGCGAACAGCATTACGATATCATTTCTGCTTTTATTAAATCAATTCGCGGCAGTGATCCTAATGGAGCTGTTTACTGGCTGGCCAGAATGATAGAAGGCGGTGAAGATGTAAAATTTATTGCCAGAAGAATGCTAATTCTTGCAAGTGAAGATATTGGCAATGCTAATCCGACGGCACTTATTATGGCCAACAATACTTTTCAGGCTGTTACCACCATCGGATACCCAGAAAGCCGAATCATATTAAGCCAATGCGCTATTTATTTAGCAACTTCTCCAAAAAGCAATGCATCGTATATGGCAATCGGAAACGCACAGCAATTGGTTAAACAGACTGGTGACCTGCCTGTTCCTCTTCATTTGCGAAATGCGCCTACCAAATTAATGAAAGAGCTAGGTTATGGAGATGAATATAAATACTCGCATGATTATGCTAATAATTTTGCAGAACAAGAATTTCTTCCAGATGCAATAACAAAAACGGTTCTTTACAATCCTGGAAACAATTCTAGAGAGAACAGTACCCGCGAATTTTTAAAGAACCGTTGGAAAGATAAATACGGTTATTAAACCGTATTTTGTATATTAGAATTTAACTACAATTTTTTCTGAAACTAATTTATCATTCTGATAAGATTCAAAATACCATTGCCCGTCTTGTTTTAAAATCAAAGAACCTTGAACATTATCTTTGGTTGCGATGTAAACATTTGGCTCAGAAGTTTTAAAAAGCTTCATCACCACCTTTGGCGTTTTATCGATTAATTGGTAGCCAGATTCTGTTGGCTGAGCATATAATAAATTTGGATCTTTTAAGTCTGGAGTAGATGCTGCAACAATTTGAGTTGCTGCAACAGTAGTAGCTGCAGTTGTTGCCACAGCAGCTTTTGCAGGAGCTGGTGTTTTTGAAGTCGCAACTGGTGTACCGCTATATTTATAATGCAAAGCATAAATAGACTTAAAAGCATTCTCTAATGCTTCTTTATAAGCTAACTCATAGTCTTTCTCTCTACTTTTTCCAACTTCTGAAGTGTAAACGACTTGACCGAAACAATCTTTCAATTCTACAATAAGTTTAGTTACCAAGAAAGCATTATCTCTTACCACATTCATATATAAAACTTGGCATCGGTCTGTATATCCATCAGGAAGCTGTTCGTTTGTGTAAAAAGCTTCAAAACCGGCTTTTACTAAATTTGATTTACTTAATGTAGCCAAACGATATTGATTATCTGTTTTTATAAAATCATACTTTAAAGGTACAATTACAGCTTTGTAATCATTAATAGACTGCGCAAATCCAACAACTGAACATAAAATTGCAGCAAGTAAAAATTTAATTCTCATCATTATAAATATTTTTTTAGTTCTAATAAATGGTTAATTTGTTTATAGTTTTCTGAAACGTCCATTTTTTTCTCATTAAAGAAGATAGCATCTAGACCCGCATTTAAAGCTCCATTTACATCAGCCTCAAAATCGTCTCCGATCATAATACTGCTTTCTTTTGAAGTGTTGGCCAATTTTAACGCATAATCAAATATAATACTATTTGGCTTTTTAACCCCAGCCAACTCAGAATTTGTAATCGTGCTGAAATATCCTCCAAGCGATGCATTATTAATTTTCTTTTCCTGCACGTGTGCAAATCCGTTGGTAATAATGTGAAGTTTATATTTTGGTTTTAAATATTCCAAAACTTCGATTGCTCCATCAAAAAGATAATTGTTATCGGTAAGAAACTCGATATAATCATTAGCGATTTCCAAAATATTCTCCTCTGAAATCACATAATTTAAAGCATCAAAAGAGAACTTCAAACGGTTGTAGCGCAGTTCCTGATGTGTAATTTTATCATTCTGATACAATCTCCAGCATTCCTGATTGATCGGAATATATTCTTTAATAAAATCTTGAGTAACGATTTCTTGATACTTAGTTTTGAAAATGCGATCAAAAGCCATTTCTGAATTTTTATCAAAATCCCAAAGCGTATGATCTAAGTCAAAAAAGATGTCGGTAATATTGGTGTTCATGCATTAAAAAATTCCTTCATCTACAAAACTATAATATTTTGATTCAGTAATAATAATATGATCTAAAACTTTAACATCTAACTTATTTCCTGCCTCCCGAATCTTTCTCGTAATTTGCCTATCGGCATCACTAGGTTTCAAATTTCCGGAGGGATGGTTATGACACAAAATCAAGGCTGTAGCAGATTTTTCGAAAGCTAATTTAAAAATCAATCTAACATCAACAGTTGTACCTGCAATTCCTCCTTTGCTCAATTGGGATTTAGAAATAACCTTATTTGAATTATTAAGAAAAAGCACCCAAAATTCTTCATGAGGCAAATCTCCTATTATTGGATGCATCAGTTCAAAAGCCTTTTTACTAGACGTTATTTTAGTCATTTCCACCGCTTTTTCCGATCTCCGTCTTGCGCACAATTCTAAAGCAGCGACAATTGTAACAGCCTTTGCCTCTCCTATTCCTTTAAACTTCATTAATTGTGCAATAGATAATTTTGCTAAAGAATTTAATCCTCCTACACTAGCTAGTATGCGCTGGCTCAATGCAACAGCAGATTCATTACGGCTTCCCGAACCAATTAAGATAGCCAACAATTCGGCATCACTCAAAGCCTCTTTTCCTTTAAGCATTAATTTTTCGCGAGGTTTGTCATCATCAGACCAATTTTTTATAGCGAAATGCCCTCCTTCCATAGTAAAATTTTTAAGAAGCGAAGATATTTAAAAAAGAAGAAAAATCTTTCAAAAATTTAAGTCGATTTTTCTAAACAACAAAAAA
This genomic interval carries:
- a CDS encoding YjjG family noncanonical pyrimidine nucleotidase, translated to MNTNITDIFFDLDHTLWDFDKNSEMAFDRIFKTKYQEIVTQDFIKEYIPINQECWRLYQNDKITHQELRYNRLKFSFDALNYVISEENILEIANDYIEFLTDNNYLFDGAIEVLEYLKPKYKLHIITNGFAHVQEKKINNASLGGYFSTITNSELAGVKKPNSIIFDYALKLANTSKESSIMIGDDFEADVNGALNAGLDAIFFNEKKMDVSENYKQINHLLELKKYL
- a CDS encoding replication-associated recombination protein A, with amino-acid sequence MEAPLAERIRPQKLEDYISQQHLVGPTGSLTQQISKGIIPSLIFWGPPGTGKTTLAQIIAQESKRPFYILSAINSGVKDIRDVIDKAKQSGGLFTAKNPILFIDEIHRFSKSQQDSLLAAVEKGWITLVGATTENPSFEVIPALLSRCQVYILNAFTKADLEALLKRAMKTDAYLLTKKIDLKETEALLRISGGDGRKLLNVFELVINASAGDEITITNDRVLELVQQNTVLYDKTGEQHYDIISAFIKSIRGSDPNGAVYWLARMIEGGEDVKFIARRMLILASEDIGNANPTALIMANNTFQAVTTIGYPESRIILSQCAIYLATSPKSNASYMAIGNAQQLVKQTGDLPVPLHLRNAPTKLMKELGYGDEYKYSHDYANNFAEQEFLPDAITKTVLYNPGNNSRENSTREFLKNRWKDKYGY
- a CDS encoding rhomboid family intramembrane serine protease — its product is MSDTNFKFSNSVIGLPLLFVLFLWIIYWLQIRFDFDFYRYGIYPRDVIGLRGVLFSPFIHENLDHLYNNSIPLVILLAAMQFFYPKQTLGVVGYGIVFSGLITWVVGRENFHIGASGLIYVLVSFIFFKGIQIKYYRLVALSLTVILLYGGMIWYVFPDVDQSISWEGHLAGLITGFVLTLFYKAPEYAKPIVYDWQRPDFDPSNDPFMKHFDENGNFVPLSHEEEEEQIEYFFSSHPVNYIITQKAVLEEDEQEES
- the radC gene encoding RadC family protein encodes the protein MEGGHFAIKNWSDDDKPREKLMLKGKEALSDAELLAILIGSGSRNESAVALSQRILASVGGLNSLAKLSIAQLMKFKGIGEAKAVTIVAALELCARRRSEKAVEMTKITSSKKAFELMHPIIGDLPHEEFWVLFLNNSNKVISKSQLSKGGIAGTTVDVRLIFKLAFEKSATALILCHNHPSGNLKPSDADRQITRKIREAGNKLDVKVLDHIIITESKYYSFVDEGIF